Proteins encoded within one genomic window of Amycolatopsis nigrescens CSC17Ta-90:
- a CDS encoding MBL fold metallo-hydrolase, which translates to MHIVHFGHACVLIETEGARILIDPGTFSAGFEAERELDAILITHQHFDHIDAERLPPLLAANPGARLITDPGSEDTVAKLDLPARTVHPGDTFEVGGSTVEVLGGRHAVIHEDIPVIPNVGYLVDHGAFYHPGDSFFLPDHKIEVLGLPTGAPWLKAGEAVDYLRAVAPRYAVPIHEATLSNPAMHYGLFTNLGPDGTEVKALQPGAKTKF; encoded by the coding sequence ATGCATATTGTCCACTTTGGACATGCTTGTGTGCTGATCGAGACCGAGGGCGCGCGCATCCTGATCGACCCCGGCACGTTCTCCGCCGGTTTCGAGGCCGAACGCGAACTCGACGCGATCCTGATCACGCACCAGCACTTCGACCACATCGACGCCGAGCGGCTGCCGCCGCTGCTGGCGGCCAACCCGGGCGCGCGGCTGATCACCGACCCCGGTTCCGAGGACACCGTGGCGAAGCTGGACCTGCCGGCGCGCACCGTGCACCCCGGCGACACCTTCGAGGTCGGCGGTAGCACGGTCGAGGTGCTCGGCGGCAGGCACGCGGTCATCCACGAGGACATCCCGGTGATCCCGAACGTGGGCTACCTGGTCGACCACGGCGCGTTCTACCACCCCGGCGACTCGTTCTTCCTGCCCGACCACAAGATCGAGGTGCTCGGCCTGCCCACCGGCGCGCCCTGGCTGAAGGCCGGTGAGGCGGTGGACTACCTGCGCGCCGTCGCGCCGCGGTACGCCGTGCCGATCCACGAGGCGACGCTGTCCAACCCGGCCATGCACTACGGGCTGTTCACCAACCTCGGCCCGGATGGCACCGAGGTCAAAGCGCTGCAGCCCGGGGCGAAGACGAAGTTCTGA
- a CDS encoding ArsR/SmtB family transcription factor, producing MIELVLTPAGANRVRFALSPLEETMGAVQTILGVRGHPTHLAWVAKAAVSIRELPVGELLAVLGARRYLTDFLSPPPSGPRTTARAQLAEVRRTPPAQVATELAMVDADLSGLPADPAAARDLLADQMELVWTELVEPNWPRLKRLLTADIDYRSRRLAEGGIELVLSDLHPGLRLAGDVVLVETKTRVRTELDERGLLLLPGLFAWPRLGVIMVPPWQPAVLYPARGVGELWAGAPVPTETLAAVVGRTKAALLTALDEPADTSALAIRLGLSAGTVSEHLTALRDARLLSSSRHGRAVRYRRTELGDDLLRS from the coding sequence ATGATCGAACTGGTGCTCACCCCGGCCGGCGCGAACCGAGTGCGGTTCGCGCTCTCCCCGCTGGAGGAGACGATGGGCGCGGTACAGACGATCCTGGGCGTGCGCGGCCATCCGACCCATCTGGCCTGGGTGGCGAAGGCGGCCGTGTCCATCCGAGAGCTGCCGGTCGGCGAGCTGCTCGCGGTGCTCGGCGCCAGGCGCTACCTCACCGACTTCCTCAGCCCGCCGCCGAGCGGCCCGCGCACCACGGCACGCGCGCAGCTCGCGGAGGTTCGCCGGACCCCGCCGGCGCAGGTCGCCACCGAGCTCGCCATGGTGGACGCCGACCTGAGCGGGCTGCCCGCCGACCCGGCGGCGGCGCGGGACCTGCTCGCGGACCAGATGGAGCTGGTCTGGACCGAACTGGTCGAGCCGAACTGGCCGCGGCTCAAGCGGCTGCTCACCGCGGACATCGACTACCGGTCCCGGCGGCTGGCCGAAGGCGGGATCGAGCTGGTGCTGAGCGATCTCCATCCCGGGCTGCGGCTGGCCGGCGACGTGGTGCTGGTGGAGACGAAAACGCGGGTCCGCACCGAACTGGACGAGCGCGGGCTGCTCCTGCTGCCCGGCCTGTTCGCCTGGCCGCGGCTCGGGGTGATCATGGTGCCGCCGTGGCAGCCCGCGGTGCTGTACCCGGCGCGCGGGGTCGGCGAGCTATGGGCGGGTGCGCCGGTGCCCACCGAGACGCTGGCCGCCGTGGTCGGCCGGACCAAGGCGGCCCTGCTGACCGCGCTGGACGAACCGGCCGACACCTCGGCACTGGCGATCCGGCTCGGCCTGTCCGCCGGCACGGTCTCCGAGCACCTCACCGCGCTACGCGACGCGCGGCTGCTGAGCAGTTCCCGGCACGGGCGCGCGGTGCGGTACCGGCGCACCGAACTTGGCGACGACCTGCTGCGCTCGTAG
- a CDS encoding MFS transporter, whose translation MTTLAAQSSQSLFHHRPYWRWSAGVQLGRLPAAMAPLAFTVLTTAATGSYRLGGVMMAVFVLAELAGAIPAGRLLDRIGPAKGLALMLVTAAAALAGLAAVAATGASGPVLLAMVVLPGVVAGGMSGGFRTLLAGTISGPLLPRAIAVDAMILDGVLIAGPALVALLATAHSLVPLLVMALAYLLSAALVPRVTAAREQAPAGRVRVPARACAPWLACQFTVGHVLSTVEVAPLPLVQRLGEGEGAAALLIAVLCGASIGGGALYAWRGPKLGLGPRGQAGIALTGFVLGAVLVAANLGRPGLLCGVALIGVCTAPLVTIASVRMQALLPATRRSEGFSLSFAVQAAGFGLGSLTVGVLPLPLVSLLGASSAALGCAMLTFAAREVVGSAPASF comes from the coding sequence ATGACGACCCTCGCCGCGCAGTCCTCGCAGTCCCTGTTCCACCACCGGCCCTACTGGCGCTGGTCGGCCGGCGTGCAGCTGGGCAGGCTGCCCGCGGCGATGGCCCCGCTGGCCTTCACCGTGCTGACCACCGCCGCCACCGGCTCCTACCGGCTCGGCGGGGTGATGATGGCCGTTTTCGTGCTCGCCGAACTGGCCGGCGCGATCCCGGCCGGGCGGCTGCTGGACCGGATCGGCCCGGCGAAGGGGCTCGCGCTGATGCTGGTCACCGCCGCGGCCGCGCTGGCCGGGCTCGCCGCGGTGGCGGCCACCGGCGCGTCCGGGCCGGTGCTGCTGGCCATGGTGGTACTGCCGGGGGTGGTGGCGGGCGGGATGTCCGGTGGTTTCCGCACCCTGCTCGCCGGCACCATCTCCGGCCCGCTGCTGCCGAGGGCGATCGCGGTGGACGCGATGATCCTGGACGGGGTGCTGATCGCCGGCCCGGCGCTGGTCGCGTTGCTGGCCACCGCGCATTCGCTGGTGCCGCTGCTGGTGATGGCGTTGGCCTACCTGCTTTCCGCCGCACTGGTGCCGCGCGTGACGGCCGCGCGCGAACAGGCGCCGGCCGGACGGGTGCGAGTGCCGGCCCGGGCCTGTGCGCCCTGGCTGGCCTGCCAGTTCACCGTCGGCCACGTGCTCTCCACGGTGGAGGTCGCACCGTTGCCACTGGTGCAACGCCTTGGCGAGGGGGAAGGCGCGGCCGCGTTGCTGATCGCCGTGCTGTGCGGCGCGAGCATCGGCGGCGGCGCGCTGTACGCCTGGCGAGGGCCGAAGCTCGGGCTCGGGCCGCGCGGGCAGGCCGGTATCGCGCTGACCGGGTTCGTCCTGGGTGCTGTGCTCGTCGCCGCGAACCTCGGCCGGCCGGGGCTGCTCTGCGGGGTGGCGCTGATCGGCGTGTGCACCGCGCCGCTGGTCACCATCGCGTCGGTGCGGATGCAGGCGTTGCTGCCGGCGACGCGCAGGTCGGAAGGGTTCTCGCTGTCCTTCGCGGTGCAGGCCGCCGGTTTCGGGCTCGGTTCGCTGACCGTCGGGGTGCTGCCCCTGCCGCTGGTGTCTTTGCTCGGTGCCTCCAGCGCGGCCCTCGGTTGTGCGATGCTGACGTTTGCTGCCCGAGAAGTAGTTGGCAGCGCGCCAGCAAGCTTCTAG